One Bacillota bacterium genomic window, TTTTAATTTTTCGTCTTCAGATAAACTGTATAAATTTACATCAAAAGGTCCATATCCCATTTTAGAAGGATTCATTTTATTTTTGATACCATCAAATGCAGCAAGCATGATTGCGCTATACGCAAGATAAGGGTTTGCCATTCCATCGGGACTTCTGAGTTCAAAACGTTTTTCCGTTTCATCAATAGCATATCCTGGAATTCGAATGACTGCACTCCTGTTTGCTGTTGCGTAACCTATGGTTACAGGAGCTTCAAAACCTGGAACAAGTCTCTTATATGAATTTGTGGAAGGATTAGTAAGAGCAGTTAAACTAGGCGCATGAAATAAAATTCCTCCTATGGCATATAAGGCTATATCAGACAATTGAGAATACCCATTTTTATCATACATAATAAATTTATTATCCTTTTTTAATTGAATGTGTACATGAAGACCGCTTCCACATTCATTTGCAAAAGGTTTTGGCATAAAAGTAATTGTTTTAGACATTTGAACAGCAGTAAGATTCAAAATGTTTTTTAATTTTAGAGAACGATCTCCCATTTCTTTGATTCCTGCAAAGTTTACTTCAATTTCCACTTGTCCTGGTCCACCATTTTCTGAATGGTGATATTTTACTGGAATCCCAACTTTTTCAGCTTCAAGAACGACTTTAGTACGATATTCGTAACTAGAATCAAATGGAGAATCTAGATGATATCCGCCATGATTTTGAACTTTAAAACCTAAATTTTTGGTTTCATCTTTACCCATATTCCAATCTGCTTGGCTACTATCAATTTTAACTTCAACATGTTGATTGGTATTTTTAAAGGAAATGTGATCAAGAACGTAAAACTCGAATTCTGGTCCAAGTAAGCAAGTATCAGCAATTCCTTCTTTTTTCATATAATTTTCCGTTTTTTCAGCAATATATCTTGGATCATCTTCAAAACGAATAATTTGATTGTGTTGAATTTTATAAATATTTGCAATTACAACCAATGTTTTTTCTTCTTTAAAGGAATCGAGGTAGGCACTAGAAACATCTGGAATCATAACCATATCTGATTTTTCTACTGTTAAAAAACCATAACTTGAGCCATCAAATCCAATTCCTTTTTCCATGATATCTTCTGATAATTTTGTGTTTGTGATACTAAGTCTATGCCATTTACCCTTTAAATCCACTACTTTAAAATCAATAATTTTAATTTGTTCTTGATTGCAAAAGGCAATCATGTCTTGAATTGACTTAAACATTGTTATCTCCTTTTTCTGCTCCCTAAAGCGTTTTCATCGACCGTATTATACCATATTTATGTGTGATTAGAATCATTTATTTTTTGAATAATAGATGATTTTTATGAATACATATATACTATAAATTAAATATGATGACTTTAGGGTAATATCGTAAAAGAATAGAATTGATTTGTAGATCAAAATTGTTTTTAAAATGAAATGGTTTTATATTTGTTTATAATTCACGTTGACAAGAAATAGTTCATATGCTACAATTTCTACATAATTGATAGTAAATATTTATTATTAAAATTGTTTTAAAAAATGTTAGTTACATCATTTGCCATTTCAATATTTATTTATAGGAGAATTAATGTGAGAAATATTATTACTTATGATTTCGGTGAATCATTAATATTGGTAAGTAAAGTTAATAGTAATCAGTTAGCTATTACAAAGAAGAATTTTGACAATAAAAAAGAATTGGAAATTTTTTTAATAAAAAATCATATGTTTGATGAAATTCCATTTTCATTCACAAATCATCTAAATTACTTTAAGACAATCTATATTTGTCTTCATTCATCAGCTGGATGTAATTTAAATTGTAAATACTGTTTTAATAAAGAAAAATCAAACAATTCTATATCTTTTGAAGATTCTAAGAAATTTATTGATTTGCTTATTACTAGATTTCCAAATGCAGGTAAATACATAGTAGATCCAACTGGGTCTGGCGAGCCATTATTAAAAATGGATTTAATGTTAGAGATTGCAAAATATTGTAAAGAAAAGAGTAATCAAATTAGAAAAGAAGTACTTCCCATGTTAGTCACAAATGGAACATTACTTCACAAAGATAATGTTAAATTATTACAAAACGCAGGATATATATTTGGAATTAGCATTGATGGAACAAAAAAGCAGCATGATGCAAATAGAATATTTCCGCTTGGCAAAGGAAGCTATAATACTATAATTAAAAATATAAAACAAATAAAAGAAAAGCAATATTTGGGAGGGGCAGTTACACTAACAAAAAGCAATCAAGATGTATTAACCACATTTCTTCATTTAAAAAAAATCTTTCCAACAATTAGCATTAAACCAGTACGAAATTTTAATAAGAATGGAGGGATCGATGAAACAAATGTTGAACAGATAAAAAGAGAATACACAAAATTGAATCAATATCTTTTAAGAAAAACTTTAGCAGGAAATCTGAACGATGTAGGGATTCTCTTAAATGGAGATGACTACTTCGGTAAATTTCTAACAAGAGTCATTTTAAATCAAAAAGTTTTAACGAGATGTGATACTGGTGTTGGAAGAATGTCGCTCACTGCGGATAACAAGATTGTAAGTTGTCCTGGTGCAATTGGAATTCCTGAATTAGAAATTGGTACATTAAATGAAGGATTTGACGATAAGAAAATTGAAAATATTTGGAGTACGCTTTCTAACAAGAGCAAGTGCAGTGATTGTGAAGCAAATTTTGTATGCGGTGGAGAATGTTTAGTAGTATCCTATTATTCACACAATAGAATTGATGGATTTGATTTAGTCATGTGTAATTTAAAAAAGCATTTATTCTATCTTGCTGTATTATTTAAGTTTGCAATACTAAATCACAGTTTGGATTTGTATGAAATTTTGTATGAAGGTTGTCAAACTAAAACGAAAAGATTTGATGAAGATTTGGAGCTAAAAGCTGTACTAAGCAAAACAAATAATCAATATTCTTTCCAAGAATTAAAAAATGTGAAAGATAACTTCAAAGAAGAATTTAATAGAATAAAACGAGAAACACTATAAAAGGGGAGAACTTATGAAAAAAATATTAATGATATTATTTATTTTGATTTCTATTTCAACATTTTCAATTCACGTTGAAGCGCAATTGATCTTTGATGATTTAAAATCAGACATAGATTATGAACAAATAGTCCATGAAAAAGAAAGTTTCAACGAAACTTTTTATTACCAAGGTCAAGTTGTTGCCAGTCAAGAAATTAACAAACAACAATATGAGAAAAAATTAGAAATGCAAAAACAAACCATAGCAGAAAAAGAAACTCTTCAAAGACAAAAAGCACTTGGAATGGAATTAACTGCTGAAGAAAATGCATTGCTTGACAACACTGTAATGACGTTAGCGGTTGATTTATATGGAGTATACCATAATCCAATCGTTGATAAAGTTTGCTATACAAATACATACATGTGTGGAGCAGTAGCGGTTTATGATGAAGTATCGTATTCCATCCATTATACCACTGTTATTTTATTTCCAAATCGTTCTACAAGCTTGGACATTGATAATAATCCAGCTACCCAAACACCTACAGGATATATTCATAGTAAATTAATTTGGAATGATGCTCTTCCAAGTCAACGACATACTGATTATATTTCAGTTGAATGGGACTCAGATGATTTTTCTGATATTACTTCTTCCATAAAGGGAACAATTACAAATGAATATACTGAATCAGAGCCAGTTTATTTGTTCTATATTGGAGGTATTGGATTTTTCCTGATAGACTATAACGACTATAGTTATACCAAAGTCCATAATTATACGATGGCCTCAAACCCCACTATGTTTAACCACTCAGAAAGCGGAATCGTTTTTGGAGCTCCACTTATGGATGATATTGAATATCCTGTTGACCCTTTAACAAATCCGATTGCAGATTATACTAATGTAGATGATCCATTTCCTACTCCGCTTTCATGTACTTATGTACGACATGTAAATAAAATAACTGTAGAATTACGAAGTGATATCATATATGATCATGGAACTACAATAAATCCATTAACTTTATCAAACACACAATTTGCAGGAGACTACATCCATTACTATAAAAAATTCTCAATTGATATTAGTGTAAGTAGCTCAATTACAGTTACGGGAGTTAATGCTGGAATTACCCTTTCACCTACTATTACAGATGAAATTGATATGCACCGATTAAATAAAATTCAATTTTTCTTTAACACAAGCACCTCAGGGTGTTAAAATAGAAATTGTTGTATTGAAGAAGTGAGAATATAGCTTACTTCTTCAATACAGATTTTTGGATAATTTTTGTCATTTAACATTTTAATTGAACCAAAGGAAATATTAGAAAGGAATTGTATGTAATGAATGAGAAATCTACTTTTTACATCAAAAATTACCATTTAATTTGGTTGTTTGCCATGTTATTACTAATAATAGGCATTGTAATATCGGTATCCTTTTTTTACATAACTGAAATTTCAGACATTAATGCTGAATTTGAAGGAACATTCCGAACTATTGCAAAATATGTCAGGATTGGATATCTTTTTATTTCAGGTATTATTATAGTAGTTCTAACATTGATAAATAAATTCTATTTTAAAAGTATTGATGTAAAAAAACAACAATGTCAAAAAAAAGAATATTTCTATTTTGTGTTTTTAGTACTATCTTCAGTCGGTATTGAAATATTAAGGGCAACTTCTGGGTACCTTGATTTGTTTAAATTGCATTTCGCTTTTACGATATTTGTTGTATTAGTGTTATATTTGATTTTATCATTATTGATTTCAAGAATACTATTTCAAAATAATGAATCGATTCAAGAATCGTTTCACTCTCATGAATATAAAAACTTGTTGAGATACTTCATTCCTTTTGCGGTAGTATCTATTATAAGT contains:
- the glnA gene encoding type I glutamate--ammonia ligase; this encodes MFKSIQDMIAFCNQEQIKIIDFKVVDLKGKWHRLSITNTKLSEDIMEKGIGFDGSSYGFLTVEKSDMVMIPDVSSAYLDSFKEEKTLVVIANIYKIQHNQIIRFEDDPRYIAEKTENYMKKEGIADTCLLGPEFEFYVLDHISFKNTNQHVEVKIDSSQADWNMGKDETKNLGFKVQNHGGYHLDSPFDSSYEYRTKVVLEAEKVGIPVKYHHSENGGPGQVEIEVNFAGIKEMGDRSLKLKNILNLTAVQMSKTITFMPKPFANECGSGLHVHIQLKKDNKFIMYDKNGYSQLSDIALYAIGGILFHAPSLTALTNPSTNSYKRLVPGFEAPVTIGYATANRSAVIRIPGYAIDETEKRFELRSPDGMANPYLAYSAIMLAAFDGIKNKMNPSKMGYGPFDVNLYSLSEDEKLKIKSLPASLLEAAEALEKDYEYLLVDQIFSKNILNNHLERIRKEHALINKMPHPLEFQMYYNL
- a CDS encoding 4Fe-4S cluster-binding domain-containing protein — its product is MRNIITYDFGESLILVSKVNSNQLAITKKNFDNKKELEIFLIKNHMFDEIPFSFTNHLNYFKTIYICLHSSAGCNLNCKYCFNKEKSNNSISFEDSKKFIDLLITRFPNAGKYIVDPTGSGEPLLKMDLMLEIAKYCKEKSNQIRKEVLPMLVTNGTLLHKDNVKLLQNAGYIFGISIDGTKKQHDANRIFPLGKGSYNTIIKNIKQIKEKQYLGGAVTLTKSNQDVLTTFLHLKKIFPTISIKPVRNFNKNGGIDETNVEQIKREYTKLNQYLLRKTLAGNLNDVGILLNGDDYFGKFLTRVILNQKVLTRCDTGVGRMSLTADNKIVSCPGAIGIPELEIGTLNEGFDDKKIENIWSTLSNKSKCSDCEANFVCGGECLVVSYYSHNRIDGFDLVMCNLKKHLFYLAVLFKFAILNHSLDLYEILYEGCQTKTKRFDEDLELKAVLSKTNNQYSFQELKNVKDNFKEEFNRIKRETL